Proteins from a genomic interval of Medicago truncatula cultivar Jemalong A17 chromosome 3, MtrunA17r5.0-ANR, whole genome shotgun sequence:
- the LOC25490466 gene encoding uncharacterized protein: MPKFMRPYIEGIVDVIGDGHCGFRAISEHVGLTEESHVMVRRALIKELKEHRNKYIEVNASEDRYNYILDGLLPPKNPSSFAPPDKWLTFPDMGHIVASCYNRLVVEMTTLDIGVSENFFPLRGAPPINPKSNMICLALIPNHFVLLSLKDGCPLPPSSTEWRNHRSDEAKT; the protein is encoded by the coding sequence ATGCCAAAATTCATGAGACCATACATTGAGGGAATTGTGGATGTTATTGGTGACGGACATTGTGGGTTTAGGGCTATTTCCGAACACGTGGGTTTGACGGAAGAAAGTCATGTTATGGTGCGGAGAGCACTTATTAAAGAGTTGAAAGAGCATAGGAACAAATACATCGAGGTAAATGCGAGCGAGGACCGTTACAACTACATTTTGGATGGATTGCTTCCTCCCAAAAATCCTAGTAGCTTTGCTCCTCCCGACAAATGGTTGACATTCCCGGATATGGGACACATCGTTGCATCTTGTTACAATAGGCTGGTGGTGGAGATGACTACCCTTGATATTGGAGTCTCCGAGAATTTTTTCCCACTTAGAGGTGCGCCTCCGATTAATCCGAAAAGCAACATGATTTGCCTTGCTTTAATCCCAAATCATTTTGTCCTTCTTTCGTTGAAAgatggttgtccactacctccatcatccaCGGAGTGGAGAAATCATAGGAGCGATGAGgcaaaaacatga